From the Alteromonas sp. CI.11.F.A3 genome, the window GTATATAGCTAATGCTTTTGGAATCAGCGCTAAATGCAGACTGTGCCTAGCGCCGCTAACCCTGTTTTGTATCTTTTAATTTACCAATCAAAGATAAAGGTATTAGCGGAACTAGCGGCTTCTCGTTTAGCCTTGCATAGTTTTAAAGCGAGTATAAACGCCGTTAGTCCAACCAAACCCTAACTGAACTTCGTACTCTCCGCCGCTTGCCGTTTTGTCAGGCTCGCACACATTATACTTTTCTAGCATTACGCCAGTTCGCGCAAAATGATCGTCAACGGTTTGCGTAAAGCGATTAATAATGTCGCTCGCCTCATCGGTAAAACCATAATTAAGTAGCCCTTTCACCGCAAACCATTGCAAAGGTGCCCACCCATTGGGAGCATCCCATTGCTGCGTGGTAGTATTGGCTGTGGTAACTATTCCGCCACAGGCTAGCAAGTCTGTTTGAAGGGCGTTTTTCACGCCAACCGCCTGTGCATCGGTAGCAAGCTCTACGAACAAAGGTACGCTTACTGCGGCTGAAAGTATGCTAGTTTGCGTTGCAGTAGGATAGTGATAATCATAAAAGCAGGCTTTATCTTCATTCCACAAGTAGGTGTTTATTGCCTGCTTTCGATTAGTACAGGCATCACGGTATTTGCTTGCGCTTGCTTCAGTACTAACTCGTGCTAACGTATTTTCAACAAAATACAGTAGCGCGTTCAAATCAACAGGCACTATTTCAGTAGTGCGAATGCTAGACAGTGCGTTTTTATCGGCAAGCCAACGGGAACTGAAATCCCAACCAGATTCACAGGCCGCTCTTATGTGGCGATAAAACTCTACTGATTTCGCACCTACCAATTCTGCCGTTTCAATATCTTCTCTGTACGACTCTGGACGTGGCGAAGCTTCGCTATCGTAATATCGGTTGAGTAATGCGCCATTGGGCATGCGTACTAGGTGCTCACTTGCCTGCTTAGCGTCTTGCGTGTCGCTTATGCTTTGCGCACCACTCATCCAAAAAGCATATTCTTTTTCGATGCCTGCTATAGCCCTTTGACGCTGTGTTTCACTTAACTT encodes:
- the treF gene encoding alpha,alpha-trehalase TreF, with product MALTTSGWRNCLPFFKSNLFKDVQNAALFEDSKTFADAIVLGGWQNVISQYEQQRNNEGFSLSRFVETYFKMPDMVASSAGVAFNSVPEYVRHMWDVLTRTPDANNVDSLISLSRPYIVPGGRFREIYYWDSYFTALGLIDSGKADMVINMLENFLDILDEVGCIPNGNRAYYYTRSQPPVLALMFSLVEEKLSETQRQRAIAGIEKEYAFWMSGAQSISDTQDAKQASEHLVRMPNGALLNRYYDSEASPRPESYREDIETAELVGAKSVEFYRHIRAACESGWDFSSRWLADKNALSSIRTTEIVPVDLNALLYFVENTLARVSTEASASKYRDACTNRKQAINTYLWNEDKACFYDYHYPTATQTSILSAAVSVPLFVELATDAQAVGVKNALQTDLLACGGIVTTANTTTQQWDAPNGWAPLQWFAVKGLLNYGFTDEASDIINRFTQTVDDHFARTGVMLEKYNVCEPDKTASGGEYEVQLGFGWTNGVYTRFKTMQG